The Sulfobacillus thermosulfidooxidans DSM 9293 genome includes a window with the following:
- a CDS encoding ORF6C domain-containing protein translates to MSLNTLDIIQAIQELEHQHRELQTRCAAIDQELHRLQARWPIVATDYVPMLRTLVHQRVAAWLTDHPDFVPIKPAVFNAGYRALFQACQIPELKALPVSQVATATTVLEAWTPDLAALWILLLRHTIRERITKAIKARRIMPTPSTLSHVRHHLWTLVGPLKTQPPADTLSRQRVITRLLHAPLFPAKKAARTRASQ, encoded by the coding sequence ATGTCCCTGAACACCCTTGATATTATCCAGGCTATCCAAGAGCTCGAACACCAGCATCGCGAGTTACAAACCCGGTGTGCCGCCATTGATCAGGAGCTCCACCGTCTCCAAGCCCGTTGGCCGATTGTCGCCACGGATTATGTGCCCATGCTCCGTACGCTGGTGCATCAGCGCGTCGCGGCCTGGCTCACCGATCATCCCGACTTTGTCCCCATTAAACCCGCCGTCTTTAATGCCGGCTACCGGGCTCTGTTCCAAGCCTGCCAGATTCCCGAACTCAAAGCCTTACCCGTTAGCCAAGTTGCCACCGCCACCACCGTTCTCGAGGCATGGACGCCGGATCTCGCTGCGCTCTGGATCCTCCTCCTCCGGCATACGATCCGCGAACGGATCACCAAAGCCATTAAAGCGCGGCGCATCATGCCGACACCCAGCACCTTGTCTCACGTGCGGCACCACCTTTGGACGTTGGTCGGTCCCCTCAAAACCCAACCGCCCGCGGACACCTTAAGCCGCCAACGGGTCATCACCCGGCTCCTGCACGCCCCGCTGTTTCCCGCGAAAAAAGCCGCTCGCACCCGGGCCAGCCAATAA